The Gloeomargarita lithophora Alchichica-D10 genomic sequence CAGGACAAACGTACCCTCGCCCAGGAAACCCTGGATCGCTACCGGGAGGTGAATCTGCTGTATGATTTGGCGGAAAAAATGCACGCCACCCTGGATTTGCAAGCCTTGGCCGACCTGGTAATCGGGGAAACCCAGGCATTATTAGGGGGGCACCAGGGCTGTTTGATGTTGTTTAACCCCCATACCCAGGTGTTGGAGGTGGTCAGTAGCTATGGTGCCTCGGTCGAGCAGACCTATTTTGCGCCAGGGATGGGCATTGCCGGACACGTCTTCCAGACCGGGCGGGCGGAAATTATCAACGATGTTACCCAGGATGCCCGCTTTGTACCTGGGTTGATCCCGATCCATGCCCTGATGTGTGCCCCCCTCACCACCAAAACCGGGGTAATCGGGGTGATTAGCGTCACCAGCGACCAGCCGGTGGAATACACCGCCAGCCACCTGAAACGCCTGATGGCCTTGGCCGCCCAGGCCGCCCTGGCGATTAGCAATGCCCGTGCCCACGCCAATAAATTGCAGGAAGAACGCCTGCGCTTAAACCTCGACCGCTTTTTGGGGGGGCGGTACCGGATTTTACGCACCCTGGGCACCGGCGGCTTTGGGCACACCTACCTGGCGGAAGACCTGCAACGCCCCGGCACCCCCGCCTGTGTGGTGAAACAATTGCAACCGGCGCGGGACAACCCCACCCTGATGGACGTGGCGCGGCGGTTATTTCGGGTCGAGGCGGAAACCCTGGAACTCCTGGGCAAACACGACCAAATCCCCGACCTGCTGGCCTATTTTGAACAGGACGAGGATTTTTACCTGGTGCAGGAATACGTGGACGGCCAACTCCTGAGCGAGGAACTGGCGCAAACCACCCCCTCCCATCCCCATCGGGTAATTCAACTCATCCAAGAAATTTTGCACATCCTCGCCTTTGTCCACCACCACCAGGTCATCCACCGGGACTTGAAACCGGAAAATATCATCCGCCGCCGCCGGGACCGCCAATTGGTGCTGATTGATTTTGGCTCCGTGAAACAATGCCGGGGTGCCACCCAGCGCCAGGAAACCATCGCCGTTGGCACCAGGGGGTATGCCCCCAGCGAACAGTACGCCGGTCGCCCCCGCTTCAGCAGTGACATTTATGCCGTGGGGATTATTGCCATCCAAGCCCTGACCGGTTTGCCCCCCAGCCAATGGCAAGCCCAGGATGGCACGGGGCAACTGCGCTGGCGGGATCATTGCCCCGACGTACCGGCGGACTTTGCTCAAGTATTGGACAAAATGGTGCGCGAGCAAACCTGGGAACGCTACGCCAAAACCAGCGATGTCCTCAAAGCCCTAGAACAGGTAGAGATACCCGACACCCCGGACACGGAAATCCTCACCCCCATGCCCGCCAACCCCGAACCCTCCCTGCTGGCGCAAAGTAGCCGCTGGTTGGTAGAAACCGCCCGCCGGTTGATCCAAGGTTGAGCCAGGGGTAAAATGGAGCATTCTCAGATTTTCACCTGAATTTTTCGAGGAATTACCCCCATGCGTTCTCATCTCTGGCTTGTGTCGAGCCTGCTGGCAACCACCCTGCTGGCACCCGCCCTCGCCCAAACCCCGGCCAAAGTCACCACCAGCAATACCCCCATCACCGACCAGTTCAAAATCCCCCCCTTCCGGGACTACACCGGGGATGGGGTGCAAAATCTGGATGACATTCCCGCCCACCAAAAAAACTACAACGACCTGCTCAAAAAATGGGCAGCCCGCATCAGTGGCACCGGCACCTAGGCCAATTAAGAGGTGAATTTCTGTGGACAGATTCGCCACCTTCACGACGGCAATTCCGCCCCTCCAGGTTATGTCTGGGTTAAGGTTGGGAATCTATAGGCCAAATCTGGCGGAACTCCTGCTAGAATTTGGTTGATAGCACTACAGAAATTTGTAGTGGGTTCGAGACCAATGTCTGTGAATCAAATCGTTTAACCGTTGAGGAGTTATGGCTATGCGTCCCCAAATGTTACTTTCCCTGTCGGTAGCTGGCACGGTGCTGGCGGCGGCAATGGCTCCGGCGAGTGCCCAACCCGCCCCCAAACTCTACGACCCCCCGGTGATGACCACCACGGCGGCGAAATCCGAAGCTTGGCCTCCTTTTACCAAGCCCTTCCTGTGGCGGCAACCCAATACCACCATTCAATTCCCCAAGCCCTCCTACTACGAGCATCCCTTCGCCATTGAGCGGAGCATGGAGCCGTTCAAAATTGGTATCAAAAAAACCACTGGCACTTCCGCCACGCCCGTGACGGACAAGTTCAGAATCCCCCCCTTCCGGGATTACACCGGGGACGGGGTGCAAAATCTGGATGACATTCCTGCCCACCAAAAAAACTACAATGACCTGCTGAAAAAGTGGGCGAGTACCATCAGCACCTGCTCCAAACAGCGGGGGGTGATGTTCCGGCAAGTGGGTAAAGAACAAGTGCCCATCCAAATCAACGGCGACCCTGGTAAGGTGCAGTTGAATGCCAACAACATTCCCGTCTGCCCCGGTTAAGCCGAGGTTCTAATTCCTAAACTTGAGTGGCTCCCTGGGCGACTGGGGAGCTTACTTTTTGGTATTTGGACAAGGGAAATCCGTTGACCATGGGACACCTCCCTGACTATAGCAATCCCACCCGATAGCCTGCGTGCCGTAGGCATACAAATGTTCAGAAGAACCAGGGACGGGGGCGGTGCCCCGGCAATTGCTATCCCCAACTGATATTGATAAAACGTTTAACCCCAAAAAAACTAACTTAACCCCTGTTCCTCAAGCAACCGCACCACCCGCTCTTTCACCTGATCCCGGATGCGCCGAAATGTATCCAACTCACCCCCTTCCGGGTCATCCAACTGCCAATCGGCAAAATACTCCCGCATCAACCATTCCGGGGGCAAATTCACCCCACAGCCACACAGGGAAATCACCGCATCGAAGTCTTCCGGTTGAAAATCCCCCAGGGACTTGGACTTTTGCTGGCTAATATCAATGCCCACTTCCTGCATCACCTGCACCGTCAGCGGGTCAACAAAACTGGATGCTAACCCCGCACTGACTACCCGCACCTGGTCGCCCCCCAAGGCATTGGCAAACCCCTCCGCCATCTGGGAACGGCGGGAATTTTTCTTGCAGACAAACATCACCCGGTACATACAGCCCCCTTTGTGTTTATGACGTACTCGGAAAATACTTGCGGGTACGATTGGCAAAAGCCACCAGGGACAACATCACCGGCACTTCCACCAACACCCCCACCACCGTTGCCAAGGCCGCCCCTGAATTTAGCCCAAACAAGCTAATCGCCACCGCCACCGCCAATTCAAAAAAGTTGGACGTACCCACCAACGCCGCCGGAGCCGCCACCGCAAAGGGCACCCGCCAGAAATAACCCCAGGCGTAGGCAATCACAAAAATCCCATAGCTTTGAATCAGCAAAGGAATCGCAATCAAAACAATCACCAAGGGTTGGCTCACAATCGTCTGCGCCTGGAACCCAAACAACAGCACCACCGTCCCCAACAACCCCACAATCGCATAGGGTTTTACCTGGGTGCAGAACTGGCTAATCGCCGCCCCATGCCCCCGGCGATCCAATTGTTTCCGGGTCCCATACCCCGCCGCCAAGGGAATCACCACATACAAAATCACCGAGAGTAAAAGCGTTGTCCAAGGCACCTGCACCTGGGTCACCCCCAACAGCCAGGACACAATCGGCGCAAACGCCACCACCATAATCAGGTCATTGATCGAAACCTGCACCAGCGTATAATTCGCATCGCCGCGCACCAATTGACTCCAGACAAACACCATCGCCGTACAGGGAGCCGCCCCCAGCAAAATCATCCCCGCAATATATTCTTTTGCCACTTCCGGTGTGACCAACCCCGCAAAAACATAATTAAAAAATAAAATTCCTAAGAAGGCCATCGTAAAAGGCTTGACCAGCCAATTGACCACCAAAGTAATACATAAACCCTTGGGTTTGCGTCCTACTTCCCGAATCGAAGCAAAATCCACACTCACCATCATTGGGTAAATCATCACCCAAATCAGCACCGCCACCACCAAATTCACACTGGCGTATTCCAGGCGGGCGATAAATTGAAATAAACCGGGTAACCCAATCCCCAACTTCACCCCGGCGATGATACATAGCCCCACCCACAGGGATAAATACCGCTCAAAAATACCCAGAGGCGAAACTACTTTCATCCCATAACCCCAACCGGCGACAATATAACCCACCGCTTTTACCTTATCAAATTATATCTATATTGACAAGTATCAATATACTGAAAATTCCCAAGCTAAAATAACAAAATATGCCTAAAACCGTGAGCGACCCCCACCCCTGGCAATGTTGTCCCCCTTTATTAACCGGGAAATTAACCCCCACTGAGGCCATCGCCCTCGCCGGAATTTTTCGGGTACTGGGCGACCCCACCCGCCTGCATTTGCTGAGTTTGATCGCCGCCCAGCCCCACCAGGAAGTCCCCGCCTGTGCCCTAGTGGAAACATTAGGACTCAGCCAACCCACCATCAGCCACCATCTCAAGGTGATGTACGAGGCGGGACTGCTAACCAAACAGCGGCGGGGGACGGGGATTTATTACCAACTGGTGCCGGAATGCTTGGCGACCCTGCAACAGGTGCTGGCGGGAACTGAGTTGTCCCCAACTTCTATTGGACACCCCTAAAAATAGGTTGCCAGGGCACCGCCCCCGGACTTGGTTCTCCTGAATACAAGGCTTCTAGCCAGATATAGCAGTTCAATTTCGCATGGCGGTCGCCGGGGGGCACCCCCCGTACTTGGTTCTCGGTAATACCGGGATGCCAGTGCGATGATTTATGGCTACGCCACGCAGGCTATCGGTTGGTGCCAATAAGTAGAAGTGTCCTAAATGTGTCCTACTTGATTGAAAGTCTCATTTAGGTTACAATCCATGGCGGGAGAAATTAAGTGAAACCCAATTCACCCCCAATCCCATCTGAGACTGCCCCGGATTGATAATCATTCTTATTTACGTTAAAATTGTGAAACAAAGTGTGGGGAATACAAACGTGAACAAAAGTCTTTGCGGGTATTTAGTCGGTAGTTCCCTGCTAGCGGGGGTACTGTGGGCGGGGGCGGCGGGGGCGCAGGTAACCAATAGCCGAGAGTCCATCAATCAGGTGCGCCAGTACGGGCGGGATTTGAAGGAAGATAGTGAGTTTGGTCAGGTCACGTCGGTTTCCGAGTTTACGGATGTGAAACCCACGGACTGGGCGTTTTTGGCGTTGCAATCTTTGGTAGAACGGTACGGTTGCATCGTTGGTCTGCCCACGAATCCACCTACTTACCAAGGGCGGAGAGCCACCACCCGCTATGAATTTGCCGCCGGGTTGAATGCCTGTTTAGACCGGATCAATGAACTGATTGCCGCCTCGGTGGAAAATCTGGTTACCAAGGAAGATATAAAGTTGTTGCAACGTCTGCAAGAGGAATTTGCCGCCGAACTGGCGCTATTGCGGGGGCGGGTGGATACCTTGGAGGCACGCACGGCTACGTTAGAAGCGCAACAATTTTCCACCACCACCAAGCTTTCTGGGCAGGTGATTTTGAGTGCCCAGGGAGCCTTTGGGGGGAATCAGGCGGTGCCTAAGGGGGTTCCCCAGGGGGCTTTGGGTAATATCCAGGATGCCGCTACCTTGGGCTACCGGGTGAATTTGACCTTCAATACCAGTTTTACGGGCAAAGATTTACTCACCACCAATTTGCAGATAGATGATGTCTCGTTGGGGGCAATACCGGGGAGCAGTGCCTTGGCGACGACGGGAACCAACAGTGCCAGTTTGAGCTATGGCTTTTTGAATGCGGGTTCCGGGGGCGTTGTTGCGCTGGATACCCTCACCTACGAATTTCCGGTGCTGGCGGACAAGGGGCGGGTCACGATTGCCGCCCTGGGGGGAGCGATTTACGACCAGGTGGATACGCTGAACCCCTTGGATGACGATGGGGCGGGGGCGTTATCGGCCTTTGGTTTACGCAATCCCCTGTACAACCAAAATTTGGGTGCCGGGGTCGGGGCGGCCTTCAAAATTGATTTTCTGGAGGAAAAGCTCAATTTCGCCCTGGGCTACATGGCCAGTGGGGGGGGATCTAGCGGTGCCTATACGCCCGTGGGTTCGGTGAATCCCTTTGGCACGGAGGGTTTATTTGGCTCGTCTTTTGTGGCCTATGGGCAGTTGACTGCTTACCCCCTGGAAAATCTGGGGCTGAGCTTGCTGTACGTGCGGGGTTATAGTGACCTGGATTCGGGTCTGGCCTTGA encodes the following:
- the arsC gene encoding arsenate reductase, glutathione/glutaredoxin type, which translates into the protein MYRVMFVCKKNSRRSQMAEGFANALGGDQVRVVSAGLASSFVDPLTVQVMQEVGIDISQQKSKSLGDFQPEDFDAVISLCGCGVNLPPEWLMREYFADWQLDDPEGGELDTFRRIRDQVKERVVRLLEEQGLS
- the arsB gene encoding ACR3 family arsenite efflux transporter gives rise to the protein MKVVSPLGIFERYLSLWVGLCIIAGVKLGIGLPGLFQFIARLEYASVNLVVAVLIWVMIYPMMVSVDFASIREVGRKPKGLCITLVVNWLVKPFTMAFLGILFFNYVFAGLVTPEVAKEYIAGMILLGAAPCTAMVFVWSQLVRGDANYTLVQVSINDLIMVVAFAPIVSWLLGVTQVQVPWTTLLLSVILYVVIPLAAGYGTRKQLDRRGHGAAISQFCTQVKPYAIVGLLGTVVLLFGFQAQTIVSQPLVIVLIAIPLLIQSYGIFVIAYAWGYFWRVPFAVAAPAALVGTSNFFELAVAVAISLFGLNSGAALATVVGVLVEVPVMLSLVAFANRTRKYFPSTS
- a CDS encoding protein kinase domain-containing protein; translated protein: MGLTIGFVIMAQVKLKKLLHQPELAAILMELTQGQAWGVTDTEGKPLAGTLTSGTGLAITSEGQRLGWVYGEMAPLLARWLQYVVTQEQDKRTLAQETLDRYREVNLLYDLAEKMHATLDLQALADLVIGETQALLGGHQGCLMLFNPHTQVLEVVSSYGASVEQTYFAPGMGIAGHVFQTGRAEIINDVTQDARFVPGLIPIHALMCAPLTTKTGVIGVISVTSDQPVEYTASHLKRLMALAAQAALAISNARAHANKLQEERLRLNLDRFLGGRYRILRTLGTGGFGHTYLAEDLQRPGTPACVVKQLQPARDNPTLMDVARRLFRVEAETLELLGKHDQIPDLLAYFEQDEDFYLVQEYVDGQLLSEELAQTTPSHPHRVIQLIQEILHILAFVHHHQVIHRDLKPENIIRRRRDRQLVLIDFGSVKQCRGATQRQETIAVGTRGYAPSEQYAGRPRFSSDIYAVGIIAIQALTGLPPSQWQAQDGTGQLRWRDHCPDVPADFAQVLDKMVREQTWERYAKTSDVLKALEQVEIPDTPDTEILTPMPANPEPSLLAQSSRWLVETARRLIQG
- a CDS encoding ArsR/SmtB family transcription factor gives rise to the protein MPKTVSDPHPWQCCPPLLTGKLTPTEAIALAGIFRVLGDPTRLHLLSLIAAQPHQEVPACALVETLGLSQPTISHHLKVMYEAGLLTKQRRGTGIYYQLVPECLATLQQVLAGTELSPTSIGHP
- a CDS encoding iron uptake porin, with product MNKSLCGYLVGSSLLAGVLWAGAAGAQVTNSRESINQVRQYGRDLKEDSEFGQVTSVSEFTDVKPTDWAFLALQSLVERYGCIVGLPTNPPTYQGRRATTRYEFAAGLNACLDRINELIAASVENLVTKEDIKLLQRLQEEFAAELALLRGRVDTLEARTATLEAQQFSTTTKLSGQVILSAQGAFGGNQAVPKGVPQGALGNIQDAATLGYRVNLTFNTSFTGKDLLTTNLQIDDVSLGAIPGSSALATTGTNSASLSYGFLNAGSGGVVALDTLTYEFPVLADKGRVTIAALGGAIYDQVDTLNPLDDDGAGALSAFGLRNPLYNQNLGAGVGAAFKIDFLEEKLNFALGYMASGGGSSGAYTPVGSVNPFGTEGLFGSSFVAYGQLTAYPLENLGLSLLYVRGYSDLDSGLALNLGGGVGNTSVDALTGVAGTQADNVGFQFQWQPLKNFILGGWFGVTWFNDVVAGLNASGTALNYALVFAFPDVGTKGSQAQIVVGAPPYLSNSNGLVANGLTFAPADDVPIVVEASYRFKFTEYLTITPGIFAIFSPEGNNANPTVLVGAIRSTFSF